A window of Micromonas commoda chromosome 13, complete sequence contains these coding sequences:
- a CDS encoding predicted protein — protein sequence MESLVNAITSLPPDAVDRERLLECLGNAERNRRGGRMREAAKWVMQVGATLHKKGGPAMPLAERVFQHAVHLAKQLDGEGPTSDLRPDLRDALMVEQEGNNPELADAYTWLGATEAALGKTTEAETHYKAAARAIEERGVVDLGDKLLHQCIFFRNRDNREKYEATIRRWETAIRDAHKDGTDGDVALLTSTIGCLLEKAIGIAKDPNDGLRRSARLRGGPIARCAMRLEAHPLRPKNQSPSVGDVYELTAQTYDKIGDRKLCIAYLGRCAGATACSLGFAGLTPLGEQLRDDRGDEGVGFTPDLLDFGKKKKDPPSGANDAASAGGKKGNKKTDAGDEIDAIVDAIEGKDGSSKGANGGTAEKGAPKKGGADIYDDDDRKDIDEAEADDEGMPKREAAALQVLFSIGDGWKMRGGVPGREEIMEGAEAVGTKLYILGQQLFAAEAWRESQRPLRTAAALIMHMPYQQGAACHYLACSYFHENMRDKGGKDERLRAYSAGAFQAAAAARLSLGPDEPKAVKEAVGSLLFLGRVLTDMNNWRDAERIHVQALEIARQALGDEAQETKNCLQAMMNLRGKMRQVKEALDNNK from the coding sequence ATGGAGTCCCTAGTCAACGCGATCACGTCGCTGCCCCCCGACGCGGTAGATCGTGAGAGGCTGCTCGAGTGCCTGGGCAACGCCGAGAGGAATCGGAGGGGCGGTCGGATgcgcgaggcggccaagTGGGTCATGCAAGTGGGCGCGACGCTGCACAAGAAGGGCGGACCCGCGATGCCGTTGGCCGAGCGCGTGTTCCAGCACGCGGTGCACCTCGCCAAgcagctcgacggcgagggcccGACGTCCGACCTTCGCCCCGACCTGCGCGACGCACTCATGGTGGAGCAGGAGGGAAACAATccggagctcgcggacgcgtacACCTGGCTCGGAGccaccgaggcggcgctgggcaAGACCACGGAGGCGGAAACCCACTAcaaggccgccgcgagggccatCGAGGAACGCGGGGTCGTGGACCTCGGCGATAAGCTCCTGCACCAGTGCATCTTCTTCCGCAACCGCGACAATCGCGAAAAGTACGAGGCGACCATCCGCCGCTGGGAAACCgccatccgcgacgcgcacaaGGACGGAAccgacggggacgtcgccTTGCTGACCAGCACCATCGGATGCCTCCTCGAGAAGGCCATCGGCATCGCGAAAGACCCGAACGACGGCCTCAGGCGGTCCGCGCGGCTTCGCGGTGGGCCCATCGCCAGGTGCGCCATgaggctcgaggcgcaccCGCTGCGACCCAAAAACCAATCGCcctccgtcggcgacgtgtacgagctcaccgcgcaGACGTACGACAAGATCGGCGACAGGAAGCTGTGCATCGCGTACCTGGGCAGGTGCGCGGGAGCCACCGCGTGCTCGCTCGGATTCGCGGGCCTGACGCCGCTGGGCGAACAActgcgcgacgatcgaggcgacgagggagtCGGGTTCACCCCCGACCTCCTCGACTTtggcaagaagaagaaggatccgccgtcgggcgcgaacgaTGCGGCGAGTGCGGGGGGTAAGAAGGGGAACAAGAAGacggacgccggggacgagatcgacgccatcgtggaCGCGATCGAGGGGAAGGACGGCTCGTCGAAGGGGGCGAACGGGGGTACGGCGGAAAAAGGGGcgccgaagaagggcggcgcggacatctacgacgacgacgatcgaaaggacatcgacgaggcggaggcggacgacgaggggatGCCCaagcgcgaggctgcggcgctGCAGGTGCTGTTCTCCATCGGCGACGGTTGGAAgatgcgcggcggtgtgCCGGGACGGGAGGAGATCatggagggcgccgaggctgtggGGACGAAGCTGTACATCCTCGGCCAGCagctcttcgcggcggaggcgtggCGGGAGAGTCAGCGGCCGCTGcgcacggccgcggcgctgatcATGCACATGCCGTATCAACAGGGTGCCGCGTGCCACTACCTCGCGTGCTCGTACTTTCACGAGAACATGCGGGATAAGGGCGGAAAGGACGAGCGGCTTCGAGCCTactccgccggcgccttccaggcggcggctgcggcgaggtTGAGCCTCGGGCCCGACGAGCCCAAGGCTGTGAAGGAGGCTGTTGGCTCGTTGCTGTTCCTCGGGAGGGTGCTGACGGACATGAACAActggcgcgacgcggagcggATCCACGTCCAGGCGCTCGAGATCGCGAGGCAGGCGttgggcgacgaggcgcaggAGACGAAGAACTGCCTGCAGGCGATGATGAACCTCCGCGGGAAGATGAGGCAGGTCAAGGAGGCGCTGGACAACAACAAGTGA
- a CDS encoding predicted protein, whose protein sequence is MPAVVLAFPLGAVSARRAVVPNGTREMARNATALPTRSSRFPLACRAERVSGYSTVGVAKGRKRRVIKPLTGNPAPPALDAELLGDNATDCPSDGCSIETSMPDADHDAPTRGAMSSGSSTEEAHECQQAQIESLRALREVTAPAVRRKRRVLKPLSKNPDPSATWGTVDVEEGNCPSDGCSIEYAAPADDSAPIRRRGYQATKHSNEEAREKWRAQLQNLKEQRAADEKKIRAALEAAASLDDDETAAMTEEQKAKAKAQKEAFYFSVAGLTALTGLGFLHPETAAAAINSPAAIDPFFQFNPVCPASDGVFRVGQRAALALAGDQNIENYRPLINDVLIRVRTELCVLESFSRETALPFIKEKGLGWVLPIHETSETYLAGVVFMVGANFILLGSTKVVAILAIYHDLSLGLVARGAGRLLGMATPEAEEEKREREFNELMEKQMAEVKGLMMNPLLSRGDREKQTAEVNARYAAMMEDTKAAADVRAKGDETSALSKARKGAGAVAVPLRLYGKASGLFRQGCEVFDTFCSRYFVAFTVTYIIVKTAHYVFFPTILDGVGKQIGA, encoded by the coding sequence atgcccgccgtcgtcctcgcgttccccctcggcgccgtctccgcgcgccgcgccgtcgttcccAACGGCACGCGCGAGATGGCCCGaaacgccaccgcgctccccacgcgctcctcgcgattCCCGCTCGCGtgccgcgcggagcgcgtctCGGGCTACtccaccgtcggcgtcgccaaggGCAGGAAACGACGGGTCATCAAACCCCTGACCGGCAatcccgcgccccccgcgctcgacgccgagctcctcggcgacaaCGCGACCGATTGCCCCAGCGACGGGTGCTCCATCGAGACTTCCATGCCGGACGCCGACcacgacgcgccgacgcgcggcgccatgTCCTCGGGATCCTccaccgaggaggcgcaCGAGTGCCAGCAGGCGCAGATCGAGTCCCTCAGGGCCCTGCGCGAggtcaccgcccccgccgttcgccgcaAGCGCCGCGTGCTCAAGCCCCTGTCCAAGAACCCCGATCCATCCGCCACGTGGGGcaccgtggacgtcgaggagggcaaCTGCCCGTCCGACGGATGCTCCATCGAGTacgccgccccggcggaCGACTCCGCGCCgattcgacgccgcggctacCAGGCCACCAAGCACTCCAACGAGGAGGCCAGGGAGAAGTGGCGCGCGCAGCTGCAAAACCTGAaggagcagcgcgccgcggatgagaAGAAGATCcgagccgcgctcgaagccgccgcttctcttgacgacgacgaaacgGCGGCAATGACCGAGGAGcagaaggccaaggccaaggcgcagAAGGAGGCGTTCTActtctccgtcgcgggcctcaccgcgctcacggGCCTCGGGTTCCTGCACCCGGagacggccgccgccgcgataaACTCCCCGGCGGCCATCGACCCGTTTTTCCAGTTTAACCCCGTGTGCCCCGCGTCGGACGGGGTGTTCCGCGTCGGCCAACgagccgcgctggcgctcgcgggggacCAGAACATCGAGAACTACCGACCTTTGATCAACGACGTGCTGATCCGCGTGCGCACCGAGCTCTGCGTCCTCGAGTCGTTCTCGCGCGAGACGGCGCTGCCGTTCATCAAGGAGAAGGGCCTGGGTTGGGTCTTACCCATTCACGAGACGAGCGAGACgtacctcgcgggcgtcgtcttcATGGTTGGCGCCAACTTCATCCTACTCGGATCCACCAAGGTggtcgcgatcctcgccatCTACCACGACCTGTCGCTGGGTCTCGtcgcgcgtggcgcgggACGGCTTTTGGGCATGGCCACCccggaggctgaggaggagaAACGCGAAAGGGAGTTTAACGAGCTCATGGAGAAGCAGATGGCGGAGGTGAAGGGTCTGATGATGAACCCGCTGTTGTCGCGCGGGGACAGGGAGAAGCAGACGGCGGAGGTGAACGCGCggtacgcggcgatgatggaggacaccaaggcggcggcggacgtgcGGGCGAAGGGCGACGAGACGAGCGCGCTGAGCAAGGCGAGGaaaggcgcgggcgcggttgCTGTGCCGCTGCGATTGTACGGGAAGGCGTCGGGGCTGTTTCGCCAGGGGTGCGAGGTTTTCGACACGTTCTGCAGCCGGTACTTCGTGGCGTTCACCGTGACGTACATCATCGTCAAGACGGCGCACTACGTGTTCTTCCCGACCATcctggacggcgtcggcaagCAGATTGGCGCGTGA
- a CDS encoding predicted protein translates to IRFEDYHDEDTQIQVIMDLVDNELSEPYNIFTYRYFVNNWPNLTFLAWHGDKCVGVIICKLDHHKSGTYRGYVAMLVVLKRYRKLGLGRELVRRCLTVMQREGADECVLEVEYNNEGALRLYQSLGFIRDKRLEKYYLNGHDAFRM, encoded by the exons ATCCGGTTCGAGGACTACCACGATGAGGACACGCAGATTCAGGTCATCATGGACCTCGTGGATAACGAGCTGAGCGAGCCGTACAACATCTTCACGTACCGGTACTTCGTCAACAACTGGCCCAATCTCACGTTCCTGGCGTGGCACGGCGATAAGTGCGTCGGGGTGATCATTTGCAAG CTGGACCATCACAAGAGCGGGACCTACAGGGGGTACGTCGCCATGCTCGTGGTGCTAAAGCGGTACCGCAAGCTCGGACTGGGGCGCGAGCTGGTGCGACGGTGCCTGACGGTGATGCAACGCGAAGGCGCGGATGAGTGCGTGCTGGAGGTTGAGTACAACAACGAGGGAGCGCTGCGCCTGTACCAATCCCTGGGGTTCATACGGGACAAGAGGCTGGAGAAGTACTACCTGAACGGACACGACGCGTTCCGCATGA
- a CDS encoding predicted protein: MREDMGPRPKLPFNDSKCQPFFRTLTDAMRVKGGTGGGAKSSVPPLPTPYMKWERERCAKIAEDKLKKVKASVDNKPPPRFKHMVVNAKKAQLEEDRLVEIEHQNRKLLQNLSKISERKGVEGVEERSPKKPLRRGEAPGARGKSLNLLNRQRELDRIERENAAILRRIQEQNNKDSEFSVAKMEREWKEVQEHRKMCRQWIG, translated from the exons ATGCGCGAGGATATGGGCCCACGACCGAAGCTTCCCTTCAACGACTCCAAATGCCAGCCATTCTTCCGCACTTTGACTGACGCCATGCGAGTGAAAGGAGGCACCGGAGGGGGCGCGAAGAGTTCCGTGCCCCCGCTCCCGACCCCATACATGAAGTGGGAGAGG GAGCGATGCGCGAAGATCGCCGAGGATAAGCTGAAGAAGGTCAAGGCGAGCGTGGACAACAAGCCTCCGCCCAGGTTCAAGCACATGGTCGTGAACGCGAAGAAGGCTCAACTGGAGGAGGACCGGCTCGTGGAGATTGAGCACCAGAACAGGAAGCTCCTGCAGAACCTGTCGAAGATCAGCGAGCGCAAGGGCGTGGAGGGCGTGGAGGAGCGATCGCCGAAGAAACCCCTGCGTCGCGGGGAGGcacccggcgcgcggggcaaGAGCCTCAACCTGTTGAACCGTCAGCGCGAGCTGGACCGAATCGAGCGCGAAAACGCAGCCATCTTACGGCGCATCCAGGAGCAAAACAACAAGGACAGCGAGTTCTCCGTCGCGAAGATGGAGCGCGAGTGGAAGGAGGTGCAGGAACACAGGAAGATGTGCCGCCAGTGGATCGGATGA
- a CDS encoding predicted protein gives MAPDEVLKQQLKHLFGESDSQGSEPDAAGAAGVLGAPPRAPPPASMQPRIDAAARPPPPANRADWNPSGAEPAPAVSPAASPAVCVQSEPARRLRYVVPPKDADKENALGEKAPGNTNGTRGSKPRSKSGFNQRDPNQRTLSQAFRGDVNGDGDGDGDGDGEARRAAAARWTDPTPRDASRAGGPDVRAPASKRVRRAKAPAKAPAAAATSGARDRRRPETLRCTDAAKDTSDAAVLAEFEAMSANAAACAVGVLTVDVVGDASFGHRSNLRPDYTYSGGKDAADDARRAAKDWLDALPAGHPRKEVGWGGAIERKAVAFGVVFLGREIPDVAGSNPAGGAMYVFRVDASDGRVATREQSDALVRAVGFHKRAVDGTRDGTQDGTLCRPRPVVVHHAQAVTRELAKARVHVDPHALEVMDTRCMAWLAAPDDAHEGGIAAVTSRFNGVNDGSGGATTTNAFDRVGAGDETSDDVLGGLRADILASASLAQRLRATAGLDPNVVRTEGKVAAALGQMEHVGLGFDPSAVRAAVGDLRRKLAGIEESAAAAMPDGARVNLASPQQVAEALYGTLKLPPPSSNAQQGAKTAQLTTKDDALRSLRDKRLHPLPGLVLEYRAVSKTIAMCNSYASMARGKRLRCDWNNTRTATGRLSSTNPNIQAVGKDETGEFSLRRAFSAPPGKVLLAADYSQIELRMLAHLAGDRGLVALLRRQITDGGDVFERIWNAGRGAPPETPVAKEDRDRAKRTVYGLLYGQGKTGLAEKLGCTGDVAQGLINAFFRAFPGVRAFVTRTKERARVEKRVVLPSGRHRPLPGFASADQRERAGAERKAVNSLIQGSAADLMKIAMCRWLAAASPVGFEPTTTEHADVASTAATLPARLVAQIHDELLFECEDSPTAVRAAAQVVAACMERAVPQLAVPTPAKVSVGRTWAELEPLGEWLARRSGTLGGDPD, from the coding sequence ATGGCGCCGGACGAGGTCCTCAAGCAGCAGCTCAAGCACCTGTTCGGGGAGTCCGACAGCCAGGGGAGCgagccggacgccgcgggcgccgccggcgttctCGGCGccccaccgcgagcgccgccgcccgcgtcgatgcAGCCGCGCATCGACGCAGCcgcccgaccgccgccgcccgcgaaccGCGCCGATTGGAACCCCTCCGGCGCGGAGccggcgccagctgtgtcgccggctgcgtcgccagctgtgtgCGTCCAatccgaacccgcgcggcggctcagGTACGTGGTCCCGCCCAAGGATGCCGACAAGGAGAACGCGCTCGGGGAAAAGGCGCCGGGGAATACGAACGGAACGCGCGGGTCCAAGCCGAGGTCCAAGTCCGGGTTCAACCAGCGGGACCCGAACCAGCGGACGCTCTCGCAGGCTTTCCGGGGCGATGttaacggcgacggcgacggcgacggcgacggcgacggcgaggcgaggcgcgcggcggccgccagGTGgacggacccgacgccgagggacgcgtcgagggcgggggGACCCGACGTTCGAGCGCCGGCTTCCAAGAGGGTCCGGAGGGCGAAGGCCCCCGCGAAGGccccagcggcggcggcgacatccgGAGCACGCGACCGGAGACGACCGGAGACTCTGAGgtgcaccgacgccgcgaaggacacgagcgacgccgccgtcctcgcggagTTCGAGGCCATgagcgccaacgccgcggcgtgcgccgtgGGGGTGCTCAcggtggacgtcgtcggcgacgcgtccttCGGGCATCGCTCCAACCTCCGCCCCGATTATACATACTCCGGGGGCAAAGACGCAGCCGAcgacgctcggcgagcggcgaaggattggctcgacgcgctcccggCGGGGCACCCGAGGAAGGAAGTCGGGTGGGGTGGCGCGATCGAGCGAAAGGCGGTGGCGTTCGGGGTGGTGTTCCTCGGACGTGAAATcccggacgtcgcgggttcgaatcccgccgggggcgcgatgTACGTgtttcgcgtcgacgcaagcgacgggcgcgtcgcgacgagggagcAGAGCGACGCGCTGGTTCGCGCCGTGGGGTTCCAcaagcgcgcggtggacggcacCCGTGACGGCACCCAGGACGGCACCCTGTGTCGACCGAGGCCCGTCGTGGTGCATCACGCGCAGGCGGTGACGCGGGAACTCGCCAAGGCGCGAGTGCACGTTGACCCGCACGCGCTGGAGGTGATGGACACGCGGTGCATGGCGTGGCTGGCGGCGCCGGATGACGCGCACGAGGGGGgaatcgcggcggtgacgtcgcggTTCAACGGGGTTAACGACGGTTCAgggggggcgacgacgacgaacgcatTTGATCGCGTgggagccggcgacgagacgagcgacgacgtcctcggcgggctcCGAGCCGATatcctcgcgtccgcctcgctcgcgcagcgccttcgcgccaccgcggggctCGACCCGAACGTGGTCCGAACCGAGGGTAAGGTGGCGGCTGCGCTGGGTCAGATGGAACACGTCGGCTTGGGCTTCGacccgtcggcggtgcgggcggcggtTGGGGACTTGCGACGTAAACTCGCGGGTATCgaggagtcggcggcggcggccatgcccgacggcgcgcgcgtgaacctcgcgtccccgcagcaggtcgccgaggcgctgtACGGCACGCTGAAGCTCCCGCCGCCATCCAGTAACGCGCAGCAGGGCGCGAAGACGGCGCAGTTGACGacgaaggacgacgcgctTCGAAGCCTTCGGGACAAGCGATTACACCCGCTGCCCGGTTTGGTGCTGGAGTATCGAGCCGTGTCCAAGACAATCGCCATGTGCAACtcgtacgcgtcgatggcCCGCGGGAAAAGGCTGCGATGCGACTGGAACAACACCaggaccgcgacggggcggctCTCGTCGACCAACCCGAACATTCAGGCTGTCGGGAAGGACGAGACTGGCGAGTTTTCGCTGCGCCGGGCGTTTTCGGCACCCCCCGGAAAAGTtttgctcgccgcggattACTCGCAGATCGAACTTCGAAtgctcgcgcacctcgccggcgaccgcgggctcgtcgccctGCTTCGCAGGCAGAtcaccgacggcggggacgtctTCGAGAGGATATGGAacgccggtcgcggcgcaccGCCCGAGACGcccgtcgccaaggaggaccGAGACCGAGCCAAGCGAACCGTCTACGGCCTCCTCTACGGCCAGGGTAAGACGGGCCTGGCGGAGAAGCTCGGAtgcaccggcgacgtcgcgcagggACTGATCAACGCGTTCTTCCGCGCGTTCCCCGGCGTGCGCGCCTTCGTGACGCGAAcgaaggagcgcgcgagggtggagaAAAGGGTCGTCTTGCCGTCGGGGCGACACCGCCCGCTGCCAGGCTTTGCGAGTGCGGACCAACGGGAACGCGCCGGGGCCGAACGCAAGGCGGTCAACTCGCTCATACaggggagcgccgcggatctGATGAAGATCGCGATGTGCCGatggctcgccgcggcgtccccggtgGGATTcgaaccgacgacgacggaacacgccgacgtcgcttcaaccgccgcgacgctccccgcgcgcctcgtcgcgcagaTACACGACGAGCTCCTGTTCGAGTGCGAGGATTCGCCcacggcggtgcgcgcggcggcgcaggtggtcgccgcgtgcaTGGAACGCGCGGTGCCGCAGCTCGCGGTGCCGACGCCCGCCAAGGTCAGCGTGGGGCGGACGTGGGCCGAGTTGGAGCCGCTGGGGGAGTGGCtggcgcggcgaagcggcACCCTCGGGGGCGACCCCGACTGA
- the RPS18 gene encoding ribosomal protein S18: MSLIVGDDFQHILRVLNTNVDGRTKVMYALTQIRGIGRRFSNVVCKKAEIDMGKRAGELSAAELESLMVIVSNPRQFRIPDWFLNRQKNYKDGKYIQQVSNQLDTSLRDDLERLKKIRNHRGLRHYWGIRVRGQHTKTTGRRGKR; the protein is encoded by the coding sequence ATGTCCCTCATCGTCGGTGACGACTTTCAGCACATTCTCCGTGTGCTGAACACCAACGTCGATGGCCGCACCAAGGTCATGTACGCGCTGACCCAGATCCGCGGTATCGGTCGCCGCTTCTCCAACGTGGTGTGCAAGAAGGCTGAGATCGACATGGGcaagcgcgccggcgagctctccgccgccgagctcgagtccCTCATGGTGATCGTGTCCAACCCTCGCCAGTTCCGCATCCCCGACTGGTTCCTCAACAGGCAGAAGAACTACAAGGACGGCAAGTACATCCAGCAGGTGTCCAACCAGCTCGATACCTCCCTCCGTGACGACCTCGAGCGCCTTAAGAAGATCCGCAACCACCGCGGTCTTCGCCACTACTGGGGTattcgcgtccgcggtcagCACACGAAGACCACCGGCCGTCGCGGCAAGCGCTAA
- a CDS encoding predicted protein (Encodes a protein with hydroxyproline-rich glycoprotein (HRGP) motifs at C-terminus) — MDKWDVSSVTGMGSLFQDATAFNADISGWDTSSVTDMDGMFWGAQAFNQDIGSWDTSQVTNMASMFRDATSFNQPIGNWTTSKVTEMGSMFRNATSFNQPIGNWNTSKVTKMDGLFLGAGRFNHPIGDWDTSKVTTMAATLSAAAFNQPIGGWDTSKVTDMSGMLSKATAFNQPINDWNVSKVTNMMGMFYEATSFNQPINDWDTSQVTNMQYMFAAAAAFNQPIGEWNTSKVTNMGDMFNGASSWHAAYTNCGHDASASVCLSSTSYASSNGTNDGPPSAWVLIPKPPPPPPPSTANTTSPPPPPSTANTTSPPPPSPPSPPPKLVTDEDDHAAGLTGILVALVATIFNML, encoded by the coding sequence ATGGACAAATGGGACGTGAGCTCGGTGACGGGCATGGGGTCCTTGTTTCAGGATGCGACggcgttcaacgcggacatcTCGGGATGGGACACGAGCTCGGTGACGGACATGGATGGAATGTTTTGGGGTGCACAGGCGTTCAATCAAGATATCGGATCGTGGGATACCTCCCAGGTCACGAATATGGCTTCCATGTTCCGGGACGCCACGTCGTTTAATCAACCTATTGGCAACTGGACTACCTCGAAGGTCACGGAAATGGGTTCCATGTTTCGGAACGCCACGTCGTTCAATCAACCTATCGGCAACTGGAACACTTCCAAGGTCACGAAAATGGACGGATTGTTCTTGGGCGCTGGACGCTTCAACCATCCAATCGGTGACTGGGATACCTCCAAGGTCACAACCATGGCAGCAACCTTGTCTGCTGCCGCATTTAATCAACCGATCGGTGGCTGGGATACCTCCAAGGTCACGGACATGTCGGGCATGCTCAGCAAGGCTACCGCATTTAATCAACCGATCAATGACTGGAACGTCTCCAAGGTCACGAACATGATGGGAATGTTCTATGAAGCTACCTCGTTTAATCAACCGATCAATGACTGGGACACCTCCCAGGTCACGAACATGCAGTACATGttcgctgccgccgccgcgttcaatcaaccAATCGGTGAATGGAACACCTCCAAGGTCACGAACATGGGAGATATGTTCAATGGCGCCTCGTCTTGGCACGCTGCATACACTAATTGCGGCCACGATGCTTCAGCGTCGGTCTGCCTCAGTTCCACGTCTTATGCCAGCTCGAATGGCACAAACGATGGTCCCCCTTCTGCATGGGTCCTTATACCGAAGCCAccaccgccaccaccgccatCCACGGCGAACACAACTtcaccgccaccaccgccatCCACGGCGAACACAACttcaccgcccccgccgtcgccaccttCTCCCCCACCCAAActcgtcaccgacgaggacgaccacGCCGCGGGACTCACGGGCATCCTCGTGGCTCTGGTGGCGACGATTTTCAACATGTTGTAA
- a CDS encoding ATP-binding cassette superfamily (White pigment protein homolog (ABCG)) — MTAAARDEAPMDAEEVHRVWLAEQATTSRGSMDVDANGYGPKGAPITVAGGFAQHKQTVTLAWRDLWYTVYPAGRDKPSRDILKGLSGAALPHHVMALMGPTGSGKTSLLNVLSGRVPAGGILSGEVTVNGQARSEDFNERVAYVMQEELLFAFLTVHETFMLHARLRLPPSTPDKEKAESVDRLIAELGLKNVRDSPVGSPGGFRRGLSGGERKRCNIGVEMVRDPAAIFLDEPTSGLDSFQAQNVMSALRDLAGNGRSVVCTIHQPRSSIFAMFDQLMLLTDGRLAFIGDASAAVGYFETLMFKCPTLTNPADFFMDVMSMDFRSESREGNSRSRVDFFAREAASRGLGEAAASKAFEAVALAKKQGAFDAEKEETTSAKPGGGAGWATQFYLLSQRAHKCQRRDVVGVGVTVFLDVVYALLLAALYRGVGDDQEGVQNRLGCLFFICLNLAYSSALPSINLFAAEKNIVIREQASGAYATSAYYLSKLVAELPKLSSKFVFCTLVYWIVGFNPDPTRYLNFLLIVVCECLAAQAIGMVMATGLPIGAALAFGPACITVFTLFGGIYLNMDSIPLGAGWIAYVDFIYYAFSALCANEFGDADATFTCDGDGGRCLPDGAAVLELYSFEDIRVAPQVLAWRLCCWSGARAGTCR, encoded by the exons ATGACGGCGGCTGCGAGGGACGAAGCCCcgatggacgccgaggaggtccaCCGCGTGTGGCTGGCGGAGCAGGCCACCACCTCGCGCGGTTccatggacgtcgacgccaacggCTACGGGCCCAAGGGCGCGCCCatcaccgtcgccggcggcttcgcgcaACACAAGCAGACGGTCACCCTCGCGTGGCGAGACCTCTGGTACACCGTGTACCCGGCGGGCAGGGACAAGCCCTCGCGCGATATCCTCAAGGGCCtcagcggcgccgccctgccCCACCACGTCATGGCGCTCATGGGCCCCACCGGCAGCGGCAAGACCAGCCTGCTGAACGTTCTCTCcggccgcgtccccgccggtgGGATCCTCAGCGGAGAGGTCACGGTGAATGGACAAGCCAGGTCCGAGGACTTcaacgagcgcgtcgcgtaCGTGATGCAGGAGGAGCTGCTCTTCGCGTTCCTCACCGTGCACGAGACGTTCATGCTCCACGCCAGGCTGCGCTTACCGCCATCCACGCCGGacaaggagaaggcggagagCGTCGACAggctcatcgccgagctcgggttGAAAAACGTGAGGGACTCGCCGGTGGGATCGCCGGGGGGCTTTCGACGCGGactcagcggcggcgaacggaaGCGGTGCAACATCGGCGTCGAGATGGTtcgcgacccggcggcgatcttcCTGGACGAGCCCACGTCGGGGCTGGACTCGTTCCAGGCGCAGAACGTGATGTCGGCGCTGAGAGACTTGGCGGGGAACGGCAGGAGCGTCGTTTGCACCATCCACcagccgcgctcctcgataTTCGCCATGTTCGATCAGCTCATGCTCCTGACCGACGGGAGGCTGGCGTTCAtaggcgacgcgtccgccgcggtggggtACTTCGAGACGCTGATGTTCAAGTGTCCGACGCTGACGAACCCGGCGGACTTCTTCATGGACGTGATGAGCATGGATTTCAGGTCCGAGTCGAGGGAGGGTAACTCGAGGTCGCGGGTCGATTTcttcgcgagggaggcggcgtcgcgagggctcggcgaggccgccgcgtccaaggcgTTCGAGGCCGTCGCGCTGGCCAAGAAACagggcgcgttcgacgccgagaaggaggagacgaCGAGCGCCAAGCCGGGGGGGGGCGCCGGTTGGGCCACGCAATTTTACCTCCTCTCGCAGCGCGCGCACAAGTgccagcgtcgcgacgtcgtcggcgtgggcgtcaCCGTGTTCCTCGACGTCGTATACGCGttgctgctcgcggcgctgtaccgcggcgtcggtgacgacCAGGAGGGGGTCCAGAACAGGCTCGGGTGCCTCTTCTTCATCTGCCTCAACCTCGCGTACTCGTCGGCGCTGCCGTCCATCaacctcttcgccgcggagaagaacaTCGTGATTCGCGAGCAGGCCAGCGGCGCCTACGCCACCAGCGCGTACTACCTCAGCAAActcgtcgcggagctgcCCAAGCTGTCGTCCAAGTTCGTGTTCTGCACCTTGGTGTACTGGATCGTCGGGTTCAACCCGGATCCCACGCGGTATCTCAATttcctcctcatcgtcgtctgCGAGTGCctggcggcgcaggcgatTGGCATGGTGATGGCCACGGGGCTTccgatcggcgccgcgctggcgttCGGCCCGGCGTGCATCACGGTGTTCACGCTGTTCGGCGGTATATACCTGAACATGGACTCGAtcccgctcggcgcgggttgGATCGCATACGTCGACTTTATCTATTACGCGTTTAGCGCTTTGTGCGCGAACGAGtttggcgacgccgacgcgacgttcacgtgcgacggcgacggcggcaggTGCCttcccgacggcgccgccgtgctgGAGCTGTACTCGTTCGAGGACATCCGCGTGGCGCCGCAGGTGCT TGCCTGGCGTTTGTGCTGCTGGtcaggagctcgagcaggtACATGCCGCTGA